The following proteins are encoded in a genomic region of Methanoculleus bourgensis MS2:
- the proS gene encoding proline--tRNA ligase, translating into MEEDTGALPRKEDFSRWYNEILWRAEIMDVRYPVKGLYVWYPHGFAVRKRAYGILRDLMDREHEETMFPLLIPETEFMKEATHIKGFEDEVYWVTHGGKNELDVPLALRPTSETAIYPMYSLWIRSHTDLPLKLYQIVNTFRYETKHTRPLIRLREITSFKEAHTVHATREEAAAQVEVALGLYREFYDSLRVPVIVSRRPDWDKFPGADYTIAVDTIMPDGKTLQIGTVHMLGDHFSRTYEITYEDADGEQQYAYQTCYGISERSIAAIISVHGDDKGLVLPPEVAPIQVVIVPIIVGKRRDEVLSAAAALEEELKEAGFVVRLDDRDMRPGAKYYHWEMRGVPLRIEIGPRDIDANTVVAVTRDGQKTKLDRRGVVEGVFSVLAGFREGIWATARQAMADRITVAATLEETAEAVKNGVAVVHWCGSQECAEKIETAVDASILGSDIRSDLITVSDGPCVACGDRGTSTLVARTY; encoded by the coding sequence ATGGAAGAAGATACTGGCGCACTTCCCCGGAAAGAAGATTTTTCACGGTGGTATAATGAGATCCTCTGGCGAGCCGAGATCATGGACGTCCGCTACCCGGTCAAGGGGCTGTACGTCTGGTATCCCCACGGGTTCGCCGTCAGAAAACGTGCATACGGAATACTCAGGGACCTGATGGACCGCGAACATGAGGAGACGATGTTCCCGCTCCTGATTCCCGAGACCGAGTTCATGAAAGAGGCCACGCACATCAAGGGCTTCGAGGACGAGGTCTACTGGGTCACTCACGGCGGCAAGAACGAACTCGATGTGCCGCTCGCACTCCGACCCACGAGCGAGACCGCCATCTACCCGATGTACTCGCTCTGGATCCGGTCGCATACGGACCTGCCCCTGAAACTCTACCAGATCGTCAATACGTTCCGCTACGAGACGAAGCATACCCGCCCGCTGATCCGTCTCCGTGAGATCACGTCGTTTAAGGAGGCGCATACCGTGCACGCGACGCGGGAGGAGGCGGCGGCGCAGGTCGAGGTCGCGCTCGGTCTCTACCGGGAGTTCTACGACAGCCTCAGGGTGCCGGTGATCGTATCCCGCCGCCCCGACTGGGACAAGTTCCCGGGCGCCGATTACACCATCGCGGTCGATACCATCATGCCCGACGGAAAGACCCTCCAGATAGGGACGGTGCACATGCTCGGCGACCACTTCTCGCGGACCTACGAAATCACCTACGAGGACGCAGATGGAGAACAGCAATACGCCTACCAGACCTGCTACGGCATATCCGAACGGTCGATTGCGGCGATCATCAGCGTTCACGGCGACGATAAGGGGCTTGTGCTGCCGCCCGAGGTTGCGCCGATCCAGGTCGTCATCGTGCCGATCATCGTCGGGAAACGGCGCGACGAGGTGCTCTCGGCCGCCGCGGCGCTCGAGGAGGAACTCAAAGAAGCCGGGTTTGTCGTGAGGCTGGACGACCGGGATATGCGCCCGGGCGCAAAGTATTACCACTGGGAGATGCGCGGCGTCCCGCTGCGGATCGAGATCGGGCCGCGGGACATCGACGCGAACACGGTCGTCGCCGTCACCCGCGACGGTCAGAAGACCAAGCTCGACCGCCGGGGCGTCGTCGAAGGAGTCTTCTCGGTCCTTGCCGGGTTCCGGGAGGGGATCTGGGCGACGGCGCGGCAGGCGATGGCCGACCGGATCACCGTGGCGGCGACCCTCGAGGAGACCGCCGAAGCAGTGAAGAACGGGGTTGCGGTCGTCCACTGGTGCGGATCGCAGGAATGCGCAGAAAAGATTGAGACGGCGGTGGATGCAAGCATCCTCGGGTCCGATATCCGCTCGGACCTGATTACCGTCTCTGACGGCCCGTGCGTCGCCTGTGGCGACAGGGGCACGTCCACTCTGGTTGCCCGGACCTACTGA